One part of the Ornithodoros turicata isolate Travis chromosome 2, ASM3712646v1, whole genome shotgun sequence genome encodes these proteins:
- the LOC135383451 gene encoding putative nuclease HARBI1 isoform X1, translating to MAELYAFFEDVGVCEDEATRVFRSNSDAFVVLSDDAFIRHFRLSKEAAKEVCEAVTEDLKRPQQWRSTTLTVEQRVLMALRFYATGAFLGNIAHEEYFATTKGPVSESIHAVSLAVIKNLAPKYLRFPQTPEEKLAVKRGFYEIVGLPGCLGAIDGTAVAIIAPSNMDPHFTDGNYYCRQGYHALNVLGICDANRRILHVNAGYPGSCHDAAVWAMCRIRQRASVLFDDGEWLLGDLGYPREPWLMTPFRNPASDKETAYNRAHSRTRVRIEHCFGVLKMRLRCLQRYRTLHFAPDRTCNIITACAVLHNMCIAYHLTDLADDPEPAATENASDTLPVTEDETSEEEGQSSQNNSLTSQAMHVRETIVDRYF from the exons ATGGCGGAACTCTACGCATTTTTCGAGGATGTTGGCGTATGTGAGGACGAAGCAACTCGCGTATTTCGTTCAAACAGTGACGCGTTTGTTGTCCTGTCCGACGATGCCTTCATAAGGCACTTCCGGCTGTCCAAAGAAGCAGCTAAAGAGGTCTGCGAAGCTGTCACCGAAGACTTGAAGCGAC CGCAGCAATGGCGATCCACAACGCTCACGGTTGAACAACGGGTGCTCATGGCACTACGCTTCTACGCGACCGGGGCCTTTCTTGGTAACATAGCACACGAAGAGTACTTCGCCACGACCAAGGGCCCGGTCTCGGAGTCGATACATGCCGTCAGCCTGGCTGTCATAAAAAATCTGGCCCCCAAGTATCTGCGCTTCCCGCAAACACCCGAGGAGAAGCTGGCCGTGAAACGTGGATTCTACGAGATTGTAGGGCTGCCTGGATGTCTTG GTGCAATCGACGGCACAGCCGTTGCAATCATAGCGCCCAGCAACATGGATCCACATTTTACTGATGGCAACTACTACTGCCGCCAAGGATATCATGCACTGAATGTGCTAGGG ATTTGTGATGCCAATCGCAGAATCCTCCACGTAAACGCAGGGTATCCGGGGAGCTGTCACGACGCTGCTGTCTGGGCTATGTGCAGGATACGACAAAGGGCTTCGGTGCTGTTTGATGACGGTGAATGGCTGCTAG GAGATCTTGGCTACCCCCGGGAGCCCTGGTTAATGACTCCCTTCCGAAATCCTGCATCAGACAAGGAAACAGCATATAACAGGGCTCACAGCAGGACTAGAGTCCGAATTGAGCATTGCTTTGGAGTGCTCAAAATGCGGTTACGGTGTCTACAGAGGTACCGCACACTTCACTTTGCACCGGACAGAACCTGCAACATTATCACCGCCTGTGCTGTCCTACACAATATGTGCATTGCGTACCACTTGACTGATCTTGCAGACGATCCTGAGCCAGCAGCTACAGAAAATGCCAGTGACACCTTGCCAGTGACAGAAGATGAAACCAGCGAGGAGGAAGGGCAGAGCAGTCAAAACAACTCTCTGACATCACAGGCGATGCATGTGCGCGAGACAATTGTCGACAGATATTTCTAA
- the LOC135383451 gene encoding putative nuclease HARBI1 isoform X2, whose product MAELYAFFEDVGVCEDEATRVFRSNSDAFVVLSDDAFIRHFRLSKEAAKEVCEAVTEDLKRPQQWRSTTLTVEQRVLMALRFYATGAFLGNIAHEEYFATTKGPVSESIHAVSLAVIKNLAPKYLRFPQTPEEKLAVKRGFYEIVGLPGCLGAIDGTAVAIIAPSNMDPHFTDGNYYCRQGYHALNVLGICDANRRILHVNAGYPGSCHDAAVWAMCRIRQRASVLFDDGEWLLGDLGYPREPWLMTPFRNPASDKETAYNRAHSRTRVRIEHCFGVLKMRLRCLQRRS is encoded by the exons ATGGCGGAACTCTACGCATTTTTCGAGGATGTTGGCGTATGTGAGGACGAAGCAACTCGCGTATTTCGTTCAAACAGTGACGCGTTTGTTGTCCTGTCCGACGATGCCTTCATAAGGCACTTCCGGCTGTCCAAAGAAGCAGCTAAAGAGGTCTGCGAAGCTGTCACCGAAGACTTGAAGCGAC CGCAGCAATGGCGATCCACAACGCTCACGGTTGAACAACGGGTGCTCATGGCACTACGCTTCTACGCGACCGGGGCCTTTCTTGGTAACATAGCACACGAAGAGTACTTCGCCACGACCAAGGGCCCGGTCTCGGAGTCGATACATGCCGTCAGCCTGGCTGTCATAAAAAATCTGGCCCCCAAGTATCTGCGCTTCCCGCAAACACCCGAGGAGAAGCTGGCCGTGAAACGTGGATTCTACGAGATTGTAGGGCTGCCTGGATGTCTTG GTGCAATCGACGGCACAGCCGTTGCAATCATAGCGCCCAGCAACATGGATCCACATTTTACTGATGGCAACTACTACTGCCGCCAAGGATATCATGCACTGAATGTGCTAGGG ATTTGTGATGCCAATCGCAGAATCCTCCACGTAAACGCAGGGTATCCGGGGAGCTGTCACGACGCTGCTGTCTGGGCTATGTGCAGGATACGACAAAGGGCTTCGGTGCTGTTTGATGACGGTGAATGGCTGCTAG GAGATCTTGGCTACCCCCGGGAGCCCTGGTTAATGACTCCCTTCCGAAATCCTGCATCAGACAAGGAAACAGCATATAACAGGGCTCACAGCAGGACTAGAGTCCGAATTGAGCATTGCTTTGGAGTGCTCAAAATGCGGTTACGGTGTCTACAGAG ACGATCCTGA